In Amblyraja radiata isolate CabotCenter1 chromosome 38, sAmbRad1.1.pri, whole genome shotgun sequence, a genomic segment contains:
- the spib gene encoding transcription factor Spi-B has product MHSLETPQVEPPQISLYAETGPYETDAYCKHQPHLYSYYVTDTEQPTDHYWASSDHHTTGYDHYEGGQFTQLQNVHVSHLQSLYPQFPLEVVATPDPIIQTHPPCPLDEDYSQVFPMLYPSYHASTDHSSPSMSEDDDYNQGSPVLEVSDGEFDENIPPRESSSHDAGVRKKVRLYQFLLELLKNGDMRDCVWWVDREKGTFQFSSKHKEMLAHRWGMQKGNRKKMTYQKMARALRNYGKTGEIRKIKKKLTYQFDGMLLGQKKSECKTSYMP; this is encoded by the exons ATGCACTCTCTGGAGACGCCACA GGTTGAACCACCACAGATTTCTCTC TACGCTGAGACGGGTCCGTATGAGACGGACGCTTACTGCAAGCACCAGCCACATCTGTATTCTTATTACGTGACGGATACAGAGCAACCCACAG ACCATTACTGGGCCAGCTCCGATCACCACACCACCGGCTACGACCACTATGAAGGAGGACAGTTCACGCAGCTCCAGAATGTCCACGTATCTCACCTGCAGAGCCTCTACCCACAGTTCCCCCTAGAGGTGGTGGCCACCCCTGACCCCATCATCCAGAcccaccccccctgcccactGGACGAGGACTACAGCCAG GTATTCCCGATGCTGTACCCTTCATACCATGCGTCCACTGACCACTCCAGCCCGTCCATGTCTGAGGACGATGACTACAACCAGGGCAGCCCCGTGCTGGAGGTTTCCGACGGGGAGTTTGATGAGAACATCCCCCCCAGAGAATCATCGTCCCACGACGCAG GAGTTCGGAAGAAGGTTCGCCTCTACCAGTTCCTGCTGGAGCTGCTAAAGAACGGGGACATGCGGGACTGCGTGTGGTGGGTGGACCGAGAGAAAGGCACCTTCCAGTTCTCCTCCAAGCACAAGGAGATGCTGGCCCACCGCTGGGGCATGCAGAAGGGCAACCGCAAGAAGATGACCTACCAGAAGATGGCCCGCGCCCTGAGGAACTACGGCAAGACGGGCGAGATCCGCAAGATCAAGAAGAAGCTGACCTACCAGTTCGACGGCATGTTGCTGGGACAGAAGAAATCCGAGTGCAAGACCAGCTACATGCCCTAA